In one Kitasatospora cineracea genomic region, the following are encoded:
- a CDS encoding SUKH-4 family immunity protein, protein MDDTRLDALTLACAGVLPYPGEWRRAPYEEREVDGARYHLVAVDPGVSAIGVRVDGGPVMVLPEEEGEPGLLNSGPGQLLAFLELYREAAAEAERYEADEEPDESPAAAEEPADALLARFAAVDPAAVDPAAVADENAYWCIAAEELGYGMEC, encoded by the coding sequence ATGGACGACACCCGGCTCGACGCGCTGACCCTGGCCTGTGCCGGCGTGCTGCCCTACCCGGGGGAGTGGCGGCGGGCGCCGTACGAGGAGCGGGAGGTGGACGGGGCGCGTTACCACCTGGTCGCCGTCGATCCGGGGGTGAGCGCGATCGGGGTGCGGGTCGACGGCGGGCCGGTGATGGTGCTGCCGGAGGAGGAGGGCGAGCCCGGGCTGCTGAACTCCGGTCCGGGGCAGCTGCTCGCCTTCCTGGAGCTGTACCGGGAGGCGGCGGCGGAGGCCGAGCGGTACGAGGCGGACGAGGAGCCGGACGAGTCGCCGGCGGCGGCGGAGGAGCCGGCGGACGCGCTGCTGGCCCGGTTCGCGGCGGTGGACCCGGCGGCGGTGGACCCGGCGGCGGTGGCGGACGAGAACGCGTACTGGTGCATCGCCGCGGAGGAGTTGGGCTACGGCATGGAGTGCTGA
- a CDS encoding DUF2804 domain-containing protein yields the protein MATHEREITGPVDLCGPDGRLHRGAVGWSRTPLHRGNLRGWGRTKRWEYWCVTTPTHLLALTVSDLDFLTLDTVYFLSWDEHGVLEDHERTAIAPGLPLRPTAFPAGIAGSGGPHGADLTVGPERPGRRRVRISITHEPGGTRLRARALTADLRPLEADLLVALPDGHETLSVVVPWDDKRFQYTSKHTARPATGTVRLGDRTYGFGTDGDSWGVLDHGRGRWPRSLGWNWGAASGRTDGHTVGLQFGGQWTEGTGSTENALCVDGRLSKIGTELDWRHDPADPLAPWRITTPGSDQVDLVFHPFHDRRTRTEAGLIANRTDQCFGHYRGTVRTDDGLRVAVDGLLGWAEDVRMRW from the coding sequence ATGGCGACCCACGAGCGAGAGATCACCGGCCCCGTCGACCTGTGCGGCCCCGACGGGCGGCTGCACCGCGGGGCCGTCGGCTGGTCGCGCACCCCGCTGCACCGCGGCAACCTGCGCGGCTGGGGGCGCACCAAGCGGTGGGAGTACTGGTGCGTCACCACGCCCACCCACCTGCTCGCGCTCACCGTCAGCGACCTCGACTTCCTCACCCTCGACACCGTGTACTTCCTGTCCTGGGACGAGCACGGCGTCCTCGAGGACCACGAGCGCACCGCGATCGCCCCCGGCCTGCCGCTGCGCCCCACCGCCTTCCCCGCGGGCATCGCGGGCTCCGGCGGCCCGCACGGCGCCGACCTCACCGTCGGGCCGGAGCGCCCCGGCCGCCGCCGGGTCCGGATCTCGATCACCCACGAACCCGGCGGCACCCGGCTGCGCGCCCGCGCCCTCACCGCCGATCTGCGCCCGCTGGAGGCCGACCTGCTGGTCGCGCTGCCCGACGGCCACGAGACCCTGTCGGTGGTCGTCCCCTGGGACGACAAGCGCTTCCAGTACACCTCCAAGCACACCGCCCGCCCCGCCACCGGCACCGTCCGGCTCGGCGACCGCACGTACGGATTCGGGACGGACGGGGACTCCTGGGGCGTGCTCGACCACGGGCGCGGGCGCTGGCCACGCTCGCTCGGCTGGAACTGGGGCGCCGCGTCCGGCCGCACCGACGGGCACACCGTGGGCCTGCAGTTCGGCGGGCAGTGGACGGAGGGCACCGGCAGCACCGAGAACGCGCTGTGCGTGGACGGCCGGCTCAGCAAGATCGGCACCGAACTCGACTGGCGCCACGACCCCGCCGACCCGCTCGCCCCCTGGCGGATCACCACCCCCGGCAGCGACCAGGTCGACCTGGTCTTCCACCCCTTCCACGACCGCCGCACCCGCACCGAGGCGGGCCTGATCGCCAACCGCACCGACCAGTGCTTCGGCCACTACCGCGGCACCGTCCGCACCGACGACGGCCTGCGCGTCGCGGTCGACGGCCTGCTGGGCTGGGCCGAGGACGTCCGGATGCGCTGGTGA